TACTGGCCGAGAAGAAGAAGAAGATATCCTCCGCTGACACCGGGCAGTATCATCGCGCTCGCGCCGGCGAGCCCCGCCGCGAAGAGCATGACGCTGGAGGAATGTGCGGAGCTCGTCGCTCCCGGCTCTCCCACCGACAGGAGAACCATCACGATCAGGCCGGCGACGGCTCCCGAGACCACGCCCGCCGTCAGGGGACGGGCGAGCCGCCACACGATGGGGACACCCCCGAGCGTCAATCCGATGAAGAGGCTATACATGATGTATCGATGATCGACGACGAGTCCTTTGGTCAGCCCGGCGAAGAGAAGGACCGCTATCGCGGCCGCCCCACCGATGCTCGCGAGCATGATCATCGAGCGGGCACGATATCGAAAGATGGTGAGCTCGGCGATGGCGGCGATGAACTCGGGGTAGACTCCGGTTGCGAGAAGCATCGTCCCGCCGCTGATGCCGGGGACGAGATTGGCGAGACCCATCAGGAAGCCACCCACGGCTCCTCGAAGCGGCAGAAACGATCTCTGGACGTCTTTCATCGAGCGCGGAGTATAGCGTGATCCGGATCGCGAGCTGGAACATCAACTCGATTCGCTTGCGCGAGCGATGGGTGGCCCGTTTTCTCAGGAGCTATCAACCAGACGTCCTCTGTCTCCAGGAAACGAAGGTGCCGGACGACCTCTTTCCCCGGGAGCGATTCGAAAGGCTCGGCTACGGCCATCAAGCGCTTTCGGGGGAGAAGAGCTACAACGGGGTCGCCATTCTCTCCAAGGTACCGCTCCACGACGTCGTTCGGCGCCGTTGGTGTCATCGGAACGACCGTCGTCATATCCAAGCGACGCTGCCCGGTGGAGTCGAGATCCACAACCTGTACGTTCCCGCCGGCGGTCCGCTCGCCGACCCGGAGCGAAATCCGAAGTTCGAGCACAAGCTGCGCTTCCTCGCGAATGTCACCCGCTGGTTTCGAAGACGTCGCGGAGAGCGTCCGTCGATTCTGGTTGGCGATCTCAACGTCGCCCCCCTCCCCACGGACGTGTGGTCCCACGAAAAGCTTCGACGGGTCGTAACCCACACGCCGGTCGAGGTGGCCGCATGGAAGCGGCTGGCTCGAGACGGGGGATTCATCGACGCGGTTCGGGAGCTCGTTCCCGCGCGGGACAAGCTTTTCACGTGGTGGAGCTACCGCACGGCGGACTGGAAGAAGGCGAACAAGGGCAGAAGGCTCGACCACGTGCTCGTGAGCGACTTCCTGCGGGAGAACCTCGTCTCCGCACGGGTGATCGCGAAGGCTCGCGGCTGGCGTCTTCCGTCGGATCACGTCCCCGTCATCGTGGAGCTTTCGGCGGATCGATAGCAGGCTGATGAACCGCTACGGCTCTCGACGGTCTGAGGCGGGCCTGGCTAGAATGGGATCCTAATGAGCGACACGAACCCCCTCCTGCGACCTTCCACCGACCTCCCTCGTTTCGACCTCATCGATGTGGCCCACGTCGAACCGGGCATTTTGGCGCTCGTCTCCGAGGTGGAGCGTCGTCTGGAGGAGCTCGAGGCCGGACTCGAAACTGGCTCGGCAAGCTGGGAGACTGTCGTCGAGCCGATCGAGAGGCTCCACGACCGTCTCGGCTTCGGCTTCGGCATGGTCGAGCACTTGATGAGCGTCCGGAACAGCGCCGCCCTGCGAGAAGCTTACGAGAAAGTGGAGCCTTCGGTCGTGCGCCTGCGCACGCGTATCGGGCAGAGCGAGCCCATCTATCGAGCCCTCGTCGAGCTGCGTGAGCGGGACAGCGCGACCCTCGATGCCCCCCGAAGACGCATCGTGGACAAGTTGATCGAGGAGGCGGAGCT
This genomic interval from Vicinamibacteria bacterium contains the following:
- the xth gene encoding exodeoxyribonuclease III yields the protein MIRIASWNINSIRLRERWVARFLRSYQPDVLCLQETKVPDDLFPRERFERLGYGHQALSGEKSYNGVAILSKVPLHDVVRRRWCHRNDRRHIQATLPGGVEIHNLYVPAGGPLADPERNPKFEHKLRFLANVTRWFRRRRGERPSILVGDLNVAPLPTDVWSHEKLRRVVTHTPVEVAAWKRLARDGGFIDAVRELVPARDKLFTWWSYRTADWKKANKGRRLDHVLVSDFLRENLVSARVIAKARGWRLPSDHVPVIVELSADR
- a CDS encoding DUF368 domain-containing protein codes for the protein MKDVQRSFLPLRGAVGGFLMGLANLVPGISGGTMLLATGVYPEFIAAIAELTIFRYRARSMIMLASIGGAAAIAVLLFAGLTKGLVVDHRYIMYSLFIGLTLGGVPIVWRLARPLTAGVVSGAVAGLIVMVLLSVGEPGATSSAHSSSVMLFAAGLAGASAMILPGVSGGYLLLLLGQYIPILSAIDDFKTGLFASPVDVPLVIESLKIGIPVGLGVLGGIVGVSNLLKFLLARHEKSTLGVLLGLLIGAVFGLWPFQRPIPPPPGSVIKGIVVTASNAQSFDREDWPTERFEPNGVQGATSAGFVLAGFALTHLVGRLGGHEA